From the Legionellales bacterium genome, one window contains:
- a CDS encoding DUF692 domain-containing protein, whose protein sequence is MNSQKAYHGSGLGLRDEHFNALLKAFPIDINFMEIAPENWINAPYKTDDLLEKFVAQVPFVTHGLSLSLGGPEPLNQNFLHEIKSFLDRFNIQTYTEHLTYCSFNGHLYELFPIPFTEEAVKYVSARIRQTQDILERRIGVENASYYCAPGQVMDEVDFINAVLSEANCDLLLDVNNIYVNSINHGYDGKQFIEKLQPTGISYIHIAGHWQKNETIILDTHGDTIIDPVWDLLTCAYQRFGVIPTLLERDNDIPSLHECLIEVKKIKHIQEHIKPREMAYVES, encoded by the coding sequence ATGAATAGTCAAAAAGCTTATCATGGTTCAGGCCTTGGGCTGCGCGATGAACATTTCAACGCGCTACTCAAGGCCTTTCCTATTGATATTAATTTTATGGAAATTGCGCCTGAAAATTGGATTAATGCCCCATATAAAACGGACGATTTGTTAGAAAAATTTGTCGCTCAAGTACCTTTTGTCACTCATGGTTTATCACTTTCGTTAGGGGGGCCTGAACCTTTAAATCAGAATTTTTTACACGAAATAAAATCTTTTTTAGATCGTTTCAATATTCAAACTTATACCGAACATTTAACCTATTGCAGTTTTAATGGTCATCTCTACGAATTATTTCCCATCCCTTTCACCGAGGAAGCCGTAAAATATGTGAGCGCGCGCATTCGCCAAACTCAAGATATTTTAGAACGTCGCATTGGGGTAGAAAATGCGTCTTATTATTGCGCCCCCGGGCAAGTGATGGATGAAGTTGATTTTATTAATGCAGTATTAAGCGAAGCTAATTGTGATTTATTGTTAGATGTGAATAATATTTACGTTAACAGCATCAATCACGGTTATGATGGAAAACAATTTATAGAAAAGCTACAGCCTACTGGCATCAGCTATATTCATATTGCCGGACACTGGCAAAAAAATGAAACCATTATTCTCGACACCCATGGTGACACTATTATTGATCCGGTCTGGGATTTATTAACGTGTGCCTATCAACGTTTTGGTGTGATACCCACCTTACTAGAGCGTGATAATGATATTCCTTCACTCCATGAATGCCTGATTGAAGTAAAAAAAATTAAACACATCCAAGAACACATCAAACCTCGAGAAATGGCTTATGTCGAATCATGA
- the dsbD gene encoding protein-disulfide reductase DsbD has translation MQHSSIVKINHPSLLLRVTLALLSSIILLLFISTCIAQLAFKQPLPVDTAFAFSASVKSPHAIEVHWKIAPRYHLYRERFKFKLQDPHLTIGSYDLPPGIPKQDEILGPHQVYENQISFILPIQGDATKLTLIAQYQGCADDGFCYPPTTKQVTLDLNKTTAQTGITVSHSQMQQNTLSEQEKIIQLLQQRHFGWIILIFIGIGLLLTFTPCVLPMIPILSSIIVGQGQRLNTRRAFFLSLTYVLSMACTYAIAGIIAGLLGSSLQAALQNKWVISAFALLFVLLALSLFGFYELQLPRAFTNRINQWSHQQQGGTYFGVFMMGMLATLIVSPCLTAPLFGILAYIGNTGDSLLGGIALFSLGIGMGIPLLIIGTVGGSLLPKAGKWMNAVKSLFGVLILAMAIWLLSRIIPGNVIMLLWAALFIICAVYLGAFETKLATSWQHLWKGLGLILFIYGIILILGGALGNTDPFHPLAKIEFLNTKDNNSSHSIFMRINNRQQLAQALQQAKSANRPLMLDFYADWCVSCKIMEKTTFADPKVINALKSFVLVQADVTANNAQTQDLEHSLQVIAPPTIIFFDRQGQEIKDRRIVGEVNATQFLQQLEFVQQSLQP, from the coding sequence TTGCAGCACTCAAGCATAGTAAAAATTAATCATCCATCACTCCTCTTGAGAGTAACCTTAGCGTTACTCTCCAGTATCATACTATTATTATTCATTTCTACTTGTATTGCTCAACTTGCGTTTAAACAACCGCTTCCTGTGGATACCGCATTTGCATTTTCTGCGAGTGTAAAAAGTCCTCATGCTATCGAGGTACACTGGAAAATTGCTCCCCGTTATCATCTTTATCGCGAACGCTTTAAATTTAAACTTCAAGATCCTCATCTCACGATTGGTTCTTATGATCTACCTCCCGGAATTCCTAAGCAAGATGAAATTTTAGGACCTCATCAAGTCTATGAAAATCAAATTAGTTTTATATTGCCGATTCAAGGAGATGCGACAAAGCTTACCTTAATCGCGCAATATCAAGGTTGCGCGGATGATGGTTTTTGCTATCCTCCCACGACCAAACAAGTTACCTTAGACTTAAATAAAACTACCGCCCAAACTGGCATTACCGTCTCTCATAGCCAAATGCAACAAAATACTTTATCGGAACAAGAAAAAATTATTCAGTTATTACAACAACGCCATTTCGGTTGGATTATTTTAATTTTTATTGGAATTGGTTTATTACTCACGTTTACACCTTGCGTGTTACCCATGATCCCCATTCTTTCCAGTATTATTGTCGGACAAGGACAACGCTTAAATACCCGACGGGCGTTTTTTTTATCATTAACCTACGTGCTGAGCATGGCTTGCACATATGCGATTGCAGGAATCATTGCGGGATTACTGGGCAGCTCTTTACAAGCCGCTTTACAAAATAAATGGGTGATTAGTGCTTTTGCGTTATTATTTGTATTATTAGCACTCTCCTTATTTGGTTTTTATGAATTGCAATTACCACGAGCTTTTACCAATCGCATTAATCAGTGGAGTCATCAACAACAAGGCGGAACTTATTTCGGCGTTTTTATGATGGGCATGCTGGCCACATTAATTGTCTCACCTTGCTTAACAGCGCCATTATTTGGAATTTTAGCCTATATCGGCAATACCGGCGATTCACTCTTAGGAGGAATTGCGCTATTTTCATTAGGCATCGGCATGGGAATTCCTTTATTAATTATTGGTACCGTCGGCGGATCGCTTTTACCTAAAGCCGGAAAATGGATGAATGCGGTTAAATCCCTTTTTGGTGTGTTGATTTTAGCGATGGCGATTTGGCTATTATCGCGAATTATTCCAGGTAATGTAATTATGCTATTGTGGGCGGCATTATTCATTATTTGTGCGGTTTATCTCGGCGCTTTCGAAACCAAATTAGCAACCTCATGGCAACATCTGTGGAAAGGGCTTGGATTAATCTTATTTATTTATGGCATTATTTTAATTTTAGGCGGTGCATTAGGAAATACCGATCCCTTCCATCCTTTAGCAAAAATTGAATTTTTAAATACGAAAGACAATAATTCTTCGCATTCGATTTTTATGCGCATCAATAATCGTCAACAGTTAGCGCAAGCGTTACAGCAAGCAAAATCTGCTAATCGCCCGTTAATGTTAGATTTTTATGCGGACTGGTGTGTTTCATGTAAAATAATGGAAAAAACGACGTTTGCCGATCCTAAAGTTATCAATGCGTTAAAATCATTCGTATTAGTGCAAGCCGATGTCACTGCTAATAATGCGCAAACTCAAGATCTCGAACATTCTTTACAAGTGATAGCACCACCTACCATCATTTTCTTTGATCGTCAGGGACAGGAAATAAAAGATCGGCGGATTGTTGGCGAGGTTAATGCCACACAATTTTTACAACAGTTGGAATTCGTACAACAATCCTTACAACCGTAA